A section of the Rossellomorea marisflavi genome encodes:
- the scpB gene encoding SMC-Scp complex subunit ScpB, giving the protein MDKRNWKAILESLLFAAGDEGLSLKQVCSVLEIPEAEALNRMNELKEWYDDRGIAVVEIAGAYQLATKKEHAEYLKKLVESPNVSLLSQAALETLAIIAYKQPITRAEIEQIRGVKTERPVQTLTSKGLVKEVGRAEGTGRAYLFGTTKEFLDYFGLKSIEELPPLPDHVQEEFADEEADLFFEKFQETLNNNE; this is encoded by the coding sequence TTGGACAAACGTAATTGGAAAGCCATCCTCGAAAGCCTGCTTTTCGCAGCCGGAGACGAAGGTCTTTCCCTGAAACAGGTCTGTTCGGTTTTGGAGATACCGGAAGCCGAAGCATTGAACAGAATGAATGAACTGAAAGAATGGTACGACGACCGCGGGATCGCAGTCGTTGAAATTGCGGGTGCCTATCAGCTCGCTACTAAAAAAGAACATGCTGAATACCTTAAAAAGCTGGTGGAATCACCAAATGTGAGCCTCCTTTCCCAGGCGGCACTTGAAACCTTGGCCATCATCGCGTACAAGCAGCCCATCACACGTGCTGAGATCGAACAGATCCGGGGGGTCAAGACAGAACGTCCCGTACAAACCCTCACATCGAAAGGGCTGGTAAAAGAAGTGGGGCGCGCCGAGGGAACAGGCAGGGCCTACCTGTTCGGTACGACCAAAGAATTCCTCGATTATTTCGGGTTGAAGAGCATAGAGGAGCTTCCACCCCTGCCAGATCATGTACAAGAAGAATTTGCAGATGAGGAAGCAGATCTGTTTTTTGAAAAATTCCAGGAAACGCTGAATAACAATGAATGA
- a CDS encoding segregation/condensation protein A codes for MEYNVKIEAFEGPMDLLLHLINSLEIDIYDIPMAQITEQYMIYVHAMKDLKLDVASEYLVMAATLLAIKSKMLLPKYDEDSLDEEIEFEEEDPRDELVERLIEYRKFKEAATELRSREEERGQVFTKPPSDLSEYIEDSNLKDSIGQVTVYDMLGAFNKLLRRKKLQKPVSTRITRQEISIEKRMDEILVSLQSLRKRTTFTSLFPSNQKDHLVVTFLAVLELMKRQKIIVDQEENFTEIFVEASEEVGLVGQT; via the coding sequence ATGGAATATAACGTGAAAATTGAAGCGTTCGAAGGTCCGATGGATCTTCTACTGCATCTGATCAATTCACTTGAAATTGATATCTATGATATCCCCATGGCACAGATTACCGAGCAATACATGATCTATGTGCACGCCATGAAGGATCTGAAGCTCGACGTTGCGAGTGAATATCTTGTGATGGCGGCGACGCTCCTTGCGATCAAGAGCAAGATGCTCCTGCCGAAATACGATGAAGATTCCCTCGATGAAGAAATCGAATTCGAGGAAGAGGATCCGAGGGACGAACTGGTGGAAAGACTGATTGAATACCGCAAATTCAAAGAAGCTGCCACAGAACTACGGAGCAGGGAAGAAGAGCGGGGACAGGTCTTTACGAAGCCGCCAAGCGACCTATCTGAATACATAGAGGATTCAAACCTGAAAGACAGCATCGGCCAGGTCACAGTCTATGATATGCTCGGTGCATTCAATAAATTATTGCGACGCAAAAAGCTCCAGAAGCCTGTGTCAACGAGAATTACCAGGCAGGAGATTTCCATAGAAAAACGAATGGATGAAATTTTAGTGAGCCTGCAAAGTTTGAGGAAGCGAACTACCTTCACCAGCCTTTTCCCCTCCAATCAAAAAGATCATCTGGTTGTCACATTCCTGGCCGTCCTTGAATTGATGAAACGTCAAAAAATCATCGTCGACCAGGAAGAGAATTTCACGGAAATTTTTGTGGAAGCAAGTGAGGAGGTAGGACTAGTTGGACAAACGTAA
- a CDS encoding DUF309 domain-containing protein, with product MTQHPIPYIEFLAHFNGSRDYFECHEVLEEYWKDIDPGNRDSHWVGLIQIAVGMYHYRRDNLKGAGRMIRKGTENLKRHRSVMRDLGLDESRLFSILSETEESIVKEMPYRSVSLPIQDPDLLLSVQQWCTHNGYGWSLPSDLTDHELIHRHSRRDRSQVIQEREEALLRKKRN from the coding sequence ATGACACAACATCCCATCCCCTATATCGAATTCCTCGCCCACTTCAATGGGAGCAGGGATTACTTTGAGTGCCATGAGGTCCTAGAAGAATACTGGAAAGACATCGATCCCGGCAACAGGGACTCCCACTGGGTCGGCCTCATCCAGATTGCCGTCGGGATGTATCATTATCGCAGGGACAACCTTAAGGGTGCAGGACGAATGATCCGTAAGGGTACGGAGAATCTGAAGCGTCACCGTTCGGTCATGAGAGATTTAGGTCTTGATGAAAGCAGACTGTTTTCCATCCTTTCAGAAACAGAGGAAAGCATTGTGAAAGAAATGCCCTATCGCAGTGTCAGCCTCCCAATACAGGATCCAGACCTTCTCCTATCTGTTCAGCAGTGGTGCACCCATAACGGATACGGCTGGTCTCTCCCGAGTGACTTGACCGATCACGAGCTCATTCATCGCCATTCACGCAGGGATCGCTCCCAAGTGATCCAAGAACGTGAAGAAGCCCTTCTCAGAAAAAAAAGAAACTAG
- a CDS encoding GNAT family N-acetyltransferase has protein sequence MLIRYKKAFEKIAMGLLSFMPSEKDLKKLQQTMKQYETDENWQLFLWKEEDIVGLIGVQKEEGAMEIHHISVNPSHRHEGIGKAMVKHLKDMYSELDVKPNEETASFFERCEGEMNE, from the coding sequence ATGTTAATCCGATATAAAAAGGCTTTTGAAAAGATCGCAATGGGATTATTATCTTTCATGCCAAGTGAAAAAGATCTGAAGAAGCTTCAGCAAACGATGAAGCAGTATGAAACGGATGAAAATTGGCAGCTTTTTTTATGGAAAGAAGAAGACATAGTTGGACTGATCGGAGTGCAGAAAGAAGAAGGCGCCATGGAAATCCATCACATTTCCGTCAATCCGTCACATCGTCATGAGGGAATCGGAAAGGCGATGGTGAAACATCTGAAGGACATGTACTCTGAGCTAGACGTCAAACCCAACGAAGAAACCGCTTCCTTTTTTGAAAGATGCGAAGGGGAAATGAATGAATGA
- the lysA gene encoding diaminopimelate decarboxylase, with product MELHGSQEINEQGQLTIGGVNTVKLAEQYGTPLYIYDTSLIRERARGFKDTFEELGVKAEVAYASKAFSSIAIFQLMKEEGLSLDVVSGGELHTAIKAGFPVEKIHFHGNNKSYEELAMALKLGIGCIVVDNFHELELIGAILAERGGSTRVLLRVTPGIEAHTHDYILTGQEDSKFGFDLGNGQAEEAMKKAVAMEGIELLGLHCHIGSQIFETTGFILAARKIIDTVASWKEQHGFVPQVINLGGGFGIRYTNEDQPIPPAQYVKDMITVVKEEVERHGLDMPEIWIEPGRSLVGDAGTSLYSIGSTKVVPEVRKYVAIDGGMSDNIRPALYRAKYEAVLANKAGTPVEETVSIAGKCCESGDMLIWDLPLPVSEPGDLLAVFCTGAYGYSMANNYNRIPRPPVVFVEGGKDRLVVKRETYEDILSLDLPLD from the coding sequence ATGGAACTTCATGGATCTCAGGAAATTAACGAACAGGGTCAACTGACCATAGGTGGGGTCAATACCGTAAAGCTCGCGGAACAATACGGTACCCCCCTGTACATATATGATACATCACTGATCAGGGAACGCGCACGCGGCTTTAAGGATACGTTTGAAGAGCTGGGCGTCAAAGCGGAGGTTGCCTACGCGAGCAAAGCCTTTTCAAGCATTGCGATCTTTCAATTGATGAAAGAAGAAGGGTTATCCTTGGACGTGGTTTCCGGAGGGGAACTCCATACGGCAATCAAAGCGGGTTTTCCTGTCGAGAAGATTCATTTTCACGGAAACAACAAATCGTATGAAGAGCTTGCAATGGCACTCAAACTTGGGATCGGTTGCATTGTGGTCGATAACTTCCACGAGCTTGAGCTGATTGGCGCCATACTCGCTGAACGTGGAGGATCGACGAGGGTGCTTCTCCGTGTCACTCCTGGGATCGAGGCCCATACCCATGATTATATCCTGACGGGTCAGGAGGATTCGAAGTTCGGCTTCGATCTTGGAAACGGCCAAGCCGAAGAGGCGATGAAAAAGGCAGTGGCCATGGAGGGCATCGAACTCCTTGGACTCCACTGTCATATCGGGTCGCAGATCTTTGAAACGACTGGCTTCATCTTGGCCGCAAGGAAGATCATCGACACCGTGGCATCGTGGAAGGAGCAGCACGGGTTCGTTCCTCAGGTCATCAATCTTGGAGGAGGCTTCGGTATCCGGTACACGAACGAAGATCAGCCGATCCCACCTGCACAGTATGTAAAAGACATGATCACAGTGGTGAAGGAAGAGGTGGAGCGTCATGGACTGGACATGCCGGAAATCTGGATCGAGCCGGGTCGTTCACTGGTGGGCGATGCGGGGACGAGCCTCTACAGCATCGGATCGACCAAGGTCGTACCGGAAGTAAGGAAATATGTCGCCATCGACGGAGGGATGAGTGATAATATCCGCCCTGCTCTGTACCGCGCGAAATACGAGGCGGTACTTGCCAATAAGGCAGGGACACCTGTGGAAGAGACCGTATCCATTGCAGGGAAATGCTGTGAGTCAGGTGACATGCTGATCTGGGATCTGCCGTTACCGGTTTCAGAACCTGGTGACCTCCTGGCCGTCTTCTGCACAGGCGCATACGGTTACTCCATGGCGAATAACTATAACCGTATTCCACGTCCGCCCGTCGTTTTCGTGGAAGGAGGGAAGGATCGCCTTGTAGTGAAAAGGGAAACCTATGAGGATATTCTCTCCCTTGACCTCCCACTCGATTGA
- a CDS encoding spore germination protein — protein sequence MGEIRKTPIPKDLGKLEEYMQNHVGLNKSFDLGVRKLMILKKGVHIYYINGLTDASYVIHIVEELVEVNDNERATSKIYDIVHNRLVHQSVEPVKTVEEAVDEVLSGLIAVFVEGAPEALIVDVRSYPGRQPSEPDTEKVVRGSRDGYVENIIVNTALTRRRIRDPRLRFEIFRIGERSKTDISIAYIEDVADPNLIEIVKQELQSIKIDGLTMADKTIEEFLVKQGYNPYPLVRYTERADVGATHLLEGHVLIFVDTSPSVIITPTTYFHHLQHAEEYRQSPAVGTFVRWTRFLGVLASLFLLPLWYLFVLDPSLLPEAIKYVGPDEQTNIPVIAQLFIADLGVEMFRIAAIHTPTPLSTAMGLIAAVLIGQIAIDVGLFQPEVILYVAVASIGTFATPSYELSVANKMARLVILIFVALFHIPGLVIGCTLYVLFVTNIKSLNTPYMWPLLPFSPKAFLQILIRRSVPGAKIRPSIVHARNRHKQPS from the coding sequence ATGGGTGAAATCAGGAAGACCCCGATTCCAAAGGACTTGGGGAAACTCGAAGAGTATATGCAAAACCATGTTGGACTGAATAAAAGCTTCGACTTGGGCGTACGTAAGCTGATGATCCTGAAGAAAGGTGTCCATATCTACTATATCAATGGATTGACTGATGCATCGTATGTCATTCATATCGTTGAAGAACTCGTTGAAGTGAATGATAATGAACGGGCAACCAGTAAGATTTATGATATTGTACACAATCGTCTGGTCCACCAGTCCGTCGAACCTGTCAAAACGGTGGAGGAAGCGGTGGATGAAGTCCTATCAGGGTTGATTGCCGTCTTTGTGGAAGGGGCCCCGGAAGCCCTGATCGTTGATGTGAGGAGCTATCCCGGAAGGCAACCGTCGGAGCCGGATACAGAAAAGGTGGTAAGGGGTTCACGTGATGGCTATGTGGAAAATATCATCGTCAACACAGCCCTGACCCGCAGGAGGATCCGAGATCCGAGACTCCGGTTTGAGATCTTCAGGATAGGTGAACGGTCCAAAACGGACATTTCCATCGCCTATATCGAAGACGTGGCCGATCCGAACCTGATCGAAATCGTCAAACAAGAGCTTCAAAGCATAAAAATCGACGGCCTGACGATGGCCGATAAAACAATCGAGGAATTCCTTGTCAAACAAGGATATAATCCGTACCCCCTCGTGCGGTACACGGAAAGGGCGGACGTCGGGGCGACTCACCTTTTGGAAGGCCATGTCCTGATCTTCGTGGATACCTCACCGAGTGTGATCATCACCCCGACCACGTATTTTCATCATCTCCAGCATGCGGAAGAATATCGCCAATCTCCAGCAGTGGGGACATTTGTCCGCTGGACGAGATTCCTGGGTGTCCTGGCGTCGTTATTCCTTCTGCCTTTATGGTATCTATTTGTCTTGGATCCATCATTATTGCCGGAAGCTATCAAGTATGTCGGTCCCGATGAACAGACCAATATCCCGGTGATCGCCCAGCTCTTCATCGCAGATCTAGGGGTGGAGATGTTCAGGATAGCGGCCATACACACGCCAACGCCGCTATCAACGGCAATGGGTCTGATCGCGGCGGTCCTGATCGGTCAGATTGCCATCGATGTTGGGCTTTTCCAACCGGAGGTCATCCTTTATGTAGCGGTTGCATCGATCGGTACCTTTGCCACCCCGAGTTATGAATTAAGCGTCGCCAACAAGATGGCACGATTGGTCATTTTAATTTTCGTGGCGTTGTTCCATATTCCGGGACTCGTGATTGGATGTACCCTTTACGTCCTATTCGTCACCAATATCAAGTCACTGAATACTCCTTATATGTGGCCCCTGCTGCCATTCAGTCCGAAAGCGTTCCTACAGATCCTCATCAGGCGTTCGGTGCCGGGTGCCAAAATCAGACCAAGCATCGTCCATGCACGGAACCGGCACAAACAGCCGAGCTGA
- a CDS encoding stage V sporulation protein AE has protein sequence MTDTKRKVILVTDGDEYAKKAVECVAKEFGGRCISSTKGNPTVLSGPEVVKLIKKAKCDPVFVMFDDSGFLGEGSGERAMKYVAQHDDIEVLGVIAVASHTRHAEWTRVDVCIDKFGELTPYGVDKFGVPEMEMGRLTGDTVYCLDELDVAVIVGVGDIGKMAKRDHYSQGSPITKKAVEIILERSGYNG, from the coding sequence ATGACAGACACGAAACGGAAGGTCATCCTTGTAACCGACGGTGACGAATATGCGAAAAAGGCCGTTGAATGCGTGGCCAAGGAGTTCGGGGGACGTTGTATTTCCAGCACGAAGGGGAATCCGACCGTCCTTTCCGGGCCGGAAGTGGTCAAGTTGATCAAAAAGGCCAAATGCGACCCTGTTTTTGTCATGTTCGATGATAGCGGCTTCCTTGGGGAAGGGTCGGGAGAGAGGGCCATGAAGTACGTAGCGCAGCATGATGATATTGAAGTGCTGGGTGTTATAGCTGTTGCCAGTCATACAAGGCATGCGGAGTGGACGAGGGTCGACGTGTGCATTGATAAATTCGGAGAGCTCACCCCCTATGGAGTCGATAAATTCGGCGTGCCGGAAATGGAAATGGGAAGATTGACGGGTGATACGGTGTATTGTCTGGATGAACTGGACGTGGCGGTAATCGTCGGTGTAGGGGACATAGGGAAAATGGCGAAGCGGGATCACTACTCCCAAGGCAGTCCCATCACGAAAAAAGCAGTGGAAATCATCTTAGAGAGGAGTGGGTACAATGGGTGA
- a CDS encoding stage V sporulation protein AB, with protein MTIKILLALFVGFGGGLAVGSGLVAFLTVLGIIPRLTQLTKTMKMIHSYEWAVVTGALSGTFISLNDFTLHTAAIILIPIGAASGIFIGLMAAALTEVLNVFPILAKRIGIESQIITLIMAIVLGKIAGSLFHWLYLVQP; from the coding sequence ATGACCATTAAAATCCTCCTGGCATTGTTTGTGGGGTTCGGAGGGGGACTTGCAGTAGGATCGGGGCTGGTGGCATTCTTGACGGTCCTTGGGATCATCCCGAGGCTTACACAGTTGACGAAAACGATGAAAATGATCCATTCCTATGAATGGGCAGTCGTGACGGGGGCGCTTTCAGGCACGTTCATCTCATTGAATGATTTTACGCTTCACACAGCGGCCATCATCCTGATTCCCATCGGTGCAGCAAGCGGCATTTTCATCGGTCTGATGGCAGCCGCTCTGACAGAGGTGCTCAATGTATTTCCCATCCTGGCAAAAAGGATCGGGATCGAAAGCCAGATCATCACGCTCATCATGGCCATTGTCCTGGGCAAGATTGCAGGGTCCCTATTCCATTGGCTGTACTTGGTACAGCCGTAA
- a CDS encoding stage V sporulation protein AA produces the protein MENVLYIRLRHRIQVREESLVKLGQIAQLIAPEPILESIRDIPVHHVTVADKNIIVVDVMTAIRRINAVHPSLDIQTIGPVQTIIEVVYEKKKVSLPLFAGVWLLLFIGTALAIINFHEDVSMREVHQRMYFFITGRIDPHPLIYQIPYSIGLGLGMILFFNHVFKKRINEEPSPLEVEMFNYQQDLDQYVIMHENKESQKKLDDH, from the coding sequence TTGGAGAACGTTCTGTATATCCGATTGCGCCACCGGATCCAAGTGAGGGAAGAGAGTTTAGTGAAATTGGGGCAGATCGCCCAGCTCATCGCACCGGAGCCGATTTTGGAAAGCATAAGAGACATACCTGTCCATCATGTTACCGTGGCAGATAAAAACATCATCGTCGTGGATGTGATGACGGCCATCAGGCGCATTAACGCCGTCCATCCCTCTCTCGATATCCAAACGATCGGTCCAGTCCAAACAATCATCGAAGTGGTGTATGAAAAGAAAAAGGTATCCCTTCCCCTTTTCGCAGGCGTCTGGCTCCTCTTATTCATCGGAACGGCGCTCGCTATCATCAACTTCCATGAAGATGTGAGCATGAGGGAAGTACATCAGCGCATGTATTTTTTCATTACAGGCCGAATAGATCCACATCCGTTGATCTATCAGATCCCCTATTCCATCGGTCTGGGACTCGGGATGATTCTGTTCTTCAATCATGTGTTCAAAAAACGAATCAATGAAGAGCCAAGCCCCTTAGAAGTAGAGATGTTCAACTACCAGCAGGACCTTGATCAGTATGTCATCATGCATGAAAACAAAGAAAGTCAGAAAAAGCTCGATGACCATTAA
- the sigF gene encoding RNA polymerase sporulation sigma factor SigF — MDVEVKNEKEKAQPFLKDHEVKELIKLSQDGDQGARDIIVQKNMRLVWSVVQRFLNRGYEPDDLFQIGSIGLLKSVDKFDLSYDVKFSTYAVPMIIGEIQRFIRDDGTVKVSRSLKEMGNKIRKAKDELSKTFGRVPTVNELAEHLEYSPEEVIMAQEASRAPSSIHETVYENDGDPITLLDQIADQTDYKWFDKIALKEAILELDERERLIVYLRYYKDQTQSEVAERLGISQVQVSRLEKKILKSMKEQMNTE; from the coding sequence ATGGATGTCGAAGTGAAAAATGAAAAGGAAAAGGCGCAGCCATTCTTAAAGGATCACGAGGTCAAGGAACTGATAAAACTCAGTCAAGATGGTGATCAGGGAGCGAGGGACATTATTGTCCAGAAGAATATGCGGCTGGTCTGGTCTGTCGTCCAGCGGTTCCTCAATCGGGGGTACGAGCCGGATGATCTGTTCCAAATCGGTTCCATCGGCCTTCTTAAATCCGTTGATAAATTTGACTTGAGTTATGATGTGAAATTCTCCACCTATGCAGTCCCTATGATCATCGGGGAGATCCAGCGCTTCATCAGGGACGATGGCACCGTCAAGGTAAGCCGCTCCCTAAAAGAAATGGGGAATAAAATACGCAAGGCAAAAGACGAGCTTTCAAAGACGTTCGGAAGGGTGCCGACTGTCAACGAACTGGCCGAACATCTGGAGTATTCCCCGGAAGAAGTCATCATGGCGCAAGAAGCCAGCAGGGCTCCTTCTTCCATCCATGAAACGGTCTATGAAAACGATGGGGATCCCATCACATTACTGGATCAGATCGCCGATCAGACCGACTATAAATGGTTTGATAAAATCGCCCTAAAAGAAGCGATATTGGAACTGGATGAACGAGAGCGCCTGATCGTGTACCTACGCTATTACAAAGATCAAACCCAGTCGGAGGTGGCAGAGCGGCTCGGCATTTCACAGGTGCAAGTATCACGGCTTGAAAAGAAAATCCTCAAGTCGATGAAGGAACAAATGAATACAGAATGA
- the spoIIAB gene encoding anti-sigma F factor: MRNEMSIQFSSVSQNESFARVTVASFIAQLDPTMDELTEIKTVVSEAVTNAIIHGYENKPTGQVFISVIMEEDGYIDMTIRDEGIGIGDVDEARQPLYTSKPELERSGMGFTIMENFMDEIEISSHPGTGTTVRLKKHLTNSKTLCN, encoded by the coding sequence ATGAGGAATGAAATGAGTATCCAGTTCAGTTCAGTGAGTCAGAATGAATCCTTTGCCCGTGTAACCGTGGCATCTTTCATCGCACAGCTTGATCCGACGATGGATGAACTTACGGAAATTAAAACCGTCGTCTCCGAGGCCGTCACAAATGCCATCATCCACGGCTACGAAAACAAACCGACGGGTCAGGTATTCATCTCTGTCATCATGGAAGAAGATGGCTACATCGATATGACCATCCGCGATGAAGGGATCGGAATCGGGGATGTGGATGAAGCACGCCAGCCCTTATATACATCAAAGCCGGAACTTGAACGCTCTGGCATGGGCTTCACAATCATGGAAAACTTCATGGATGAAATCGAAATATCCTCACACCCAGGTACAGGCACCACGGTAAGGCTGAAAAAGCACTTAACCAATAGTAAAACGCTATGCAATTAA
- the spoIIAA gene encoding anti-sigma F factor antagonist, with protein sequence MSLAIDLEVKSDVLCIRLSGELDHHTADELRERASALIENENIRHIILNLEELSFMDSSGLGVILGRYKQIKQKHGEMVVCAISHSVNRLFEMSGLFKIIRLEPSEENALQRLGVA encoded by the coding sequence GTGAGTCTTGCTATTGACCTAGAAGTGAAGAGTGACGTCCTGTGCATCCGTCTGAGCGGGGAGTTGGATCATCATACCGCCGATGAATTAAGGGAAAGGGCATCCGCCCTGATCGAGAATGAAAATATCCGCCATATCATCCTGAACCTTGAAGAACTGAGCTTCATGGATAGTTCCGGCTTGGGTGTGATCCTTGGCCGCTACAAACAAATTAAGCAAAAACATGGAGAGATGGTCGTTTGTGCCATTTCTCATTCAGTCAACCGCCTTTTTGAGATGTCAGGTCTATTCAAGATCATTCGTCTTGAACCATCTGAAGAAAATGCATTGCAACGATTGGGGGTCGCTTGA
- a CDS encoding D-alanyl-D-alanine carboxypeptidase family protein, producing the protein MKRVLSILTLCFFIFSLTPVSGFAEEKKSELAEVAKSAVLIERDTGSVLYDKNSHERLAPASMTKIMTMILIMEAIENGQIDWKDKIRTSEHAASMGGSQIFLEPGETMSVEEMLKGIAIGSANDASVAMAEHLAGSEKGFVEKMNAKVKELGLKDTQFKNPTGLPSKGHYSSAHDMAMMAKELLKYEGITKFTGSYESYLRENTDKKFWLVNTNKLVRFYDGVDGLKTGFTNEAKYCLTATAKKGNMRVIAVVFGAPSPKDRNNEVSTMLDYAFNQYQTKPLYKKGDDIGEAKVSKGKDRKLQAVTQEPVSILTQKGEKLDKVEQKVSIADEVKAPVKKGDEIGKLVIMNKGKKVLETPLVAKSDVKKASWWDFYKRSMSMFTKTDQ; encoded by the coding sequence ATGAAACGTGTACTGTCTATCCTGACGCTATGTTTCTTTATTTTTTCATTGACCCCCGTATCGGGATTTGCTGAGGAGAAGAAGTCCGAACTTGCTGAAGTAGCAAAATCAGCGGTCCTGATCGAAAGGGATACGGGCTCTGTCCTTTACGATAAGAACAGTCATGAACGCTTGGCTCCGGCATCTATGACAAAGATCATGACCATGATCCTGATCATGGAGGCGATCGAGAATGGCCAGATCGACTGGAAAGACAAGATTCGAACCAGTGAACATGCAGCATCGATGGGCGGGTCACAGATCTTCCTTGAGCCAGGTGAAACAATGTCTGTGGAGGAAATGCTGAAAGGAATCGCCATCGGTTCTGCCAATGACGCATCCGTTGCCATGGCGGAGCATCTCGCAGGCAGTGAAAAAGGCTTCGTTGAGAAAATGAATGCCAAGGTAAAGGAACTGGGCTTGAAGGACACCCAGTTTAAAAATCCGACCGGACTTCCGTCAAAAGGCCATTATAGTTCTGCCCATGATATGGCCATGATGGCAAAGGAATTACTGAAATATGAAGGGATCACGAAGTTCACCGGAAGCTATGAATCGTATCTCAGGGAGAATACAGATAAGAAGTTCTGGCTGGTGAATACCAATAAACTTGTCCGTTTCTATGATGGAGTGGACGGTCTCAAAACCGGCTTCACTAATGAGGCGAAATATTGTCTCACTGCCACGGCGAAAAAAGGCAATATGAGGGTCATCGCCGTCGTGTTCGGTGCGCCGTCACCTAAGGACCGCAACAACGAAGTGAGCACCATGCTGGATTACGCCTTCAATCAATATCAAACCAAGCCCCTCTACAAAAAGGGTGACGACATAGGCGAAGCCAAAGTGTCGAAAGGGAAGGATCGCAAACTCCAAGCCGTCACACAAGAGCCTGTGTCAATCCTGACTCAAAAAGGTGAGAAACTTGATAAGGTAGAGCAGAAGGTGAGCATCGCAGATGAGGTGAAGGCCCCGGTCAAGAAAGGGGACGAAATCGGTAAGCTCGTCATCATGAACAAAGGGAAGAAGGTACTTGAAACACCACTTGTGGCAAAGAGCGATGTGAAGAAGGCAAGCTGGTGGGACTTCTATAAACGAAGCATGAGCATGTTCACCAAGACCGATCAATAA